One genomic segment of Pseudomonas sp. RU47 includes these proteins:
- a CDS encoding DUF3772 domain-containing protein, with protein sequence MRNTLKSLFFVAFMLLVGGSPTLLAADLPAPVTTAAAPLPVISQSDLQALQLRLDGLKQQISAANNYNQLEGPQDRVQAFILDVDRLSAALLPQQAQLAVQLGVLGAAPDAEVAAEQADIVAQRASLAEQKSKVDGTLKSLAALKQSAADLITQIAGIRRTLLESELTLGTDSVLSPSFWSPLVNPTEDDRQRLRFFVAQVRDTWATVWAPGQRVYTSVLMALALIIWTFGRRLAERGLTWVCIYRMPEGRLRRSALAFASALATIATTGIALQLLFYACTRHQPLPPVLETFSEEFEKVVYACVLITGLSRALLSTEHPSWRLPAIADQVALALRPYPRILSCTLLVLVTLVQVSNATGMSSQIVIAGRGVISIVVLAIVTVLLLRVGKVRKALVAANDASAANSTFAGVIYTIASISMFVSAIALLTGYVSLARFISYELVWAYIVLSGFYLLIQLVKDVCEHVFSPRHASGKALKQLLGIGDRRLDQIEILLSGFSRAALLLLAVIALFVGGIGTTLGQLASNIMAILGGAGLRKLNIVPGHLLNAVLALMIGIWLIRALRRWLDNEFLPKTDMDPGMCASLSTLFSNIGYAFVILLTLSSLGVQWTNLAWIVSALSVGIGFGLQEIVKNFVSGLILLTERPVKVGDLISISGVEGDIRRINVRATEIQLSDRSIVIVPNSQLISQNLRNVTLGGSAQGVAGLELVFPLDIDPEEVKELLLNTYRENETILDKPAPFVRFSKLSPDGITLSVTGYVGSPRIVGVTKSDLLFEILKRLGAAEIALAKPPASG encoded by the coding sequence ATGCGCAACACATTGAAGTCGTTGTTTTTTGTCGCATTCATGCTGCTGGTTGGCGGTAGTCCGACGCTATTGGCTGCCGACTTGCCGGCGCCGGTAACCACCGCTGCCGCGCCGTTGCCGGTGATTTCGCAAAGCGATCTGCAGGCCTTGCAACTGCGCCTCGATGGCCTCAAACAACAGATTTCCGCCGCGAACAACTATAACCAGCTCGAGGGCCCGCAGGATCGGGTGCAGGCATTCATTCTGGATGTCGACCGGTTGTCGGCGGCGTTGTTGCCGCAGCAGGCGCAACTGGCCGTGCAGTTAGGGGTGTTGGGAGCGGCGCCAGATGCCGAGGTGGCGGCGGAACAGGCGGATATCGTCGCGCAACGAGCGTCCCTGGCGGAACAGAAGAGCAAGGTCGACGGCACGCTGAAGAGTCTGGCGGCGCTGAAGCAGAGCGCAGCGGATCTGATTACGCAGATTGCCGGTATCCGCCGCACGTTGCTGGAAAGTGAGCTGACGCTGGGCACTGACAGCGTGCTGAGTCCAAGTTTCTGGTCGCCACTGGTGAATCCGACCGAGGATGATCGTCAGCGTCTGCGTTTTTTCGTCGCGCAGGTGCGCGACACATGGGCCACCGTGTGGGCCCCGGGCCAACGCGTTTACACCAGTGTGCTGATGGCGTTGGCGCTGATCATCTGGACGTTCGGGCGCAGGCTGGCCGAACGCGGTCTGACCTGGGTGTGCATTTACCGCATGCCCGAGGGACGTCTGCGCCGCAGTGCGCTGGCGTTCGCCTCGGCGCTGGCGACCATTGCCACCACCGGTATTGCCTTGCAGTTGCTGTTCTACGCCTGCACCCGCCACCAACCGTTACCCCCTGTGCTGGAAACGTTTTCCGAAGAGTTCGAGAAGGTTGTATATGCCTGCGTGCTGATCACCGGGCTAAGCCGCGCGTTGCTGTCAACCGAACATCCCTCGTGGCGCCTGCCGGCGATTGCCGATCAGGTCGCGCTGGCGCTCAGACCCTACCCGCGCATTTTGTCCTGCACGCTGCTGGTGCTGGTGACGCTGGTGCAGGTCAGCAATGCCACCGGCATGAGCAGCCAGATCGTGATCGCCGGGCGCGGGGTCATTTCGATCGTCGTGCTGGCGATCGTGACGGTCCTGCTGTTGCGCGTCGGCAAAGTGCGCAAGGCACTGGTCGCGGCCAATGATGCCTCGGCGGCCAACAGCACATTTGCCGGGGTGATTTACACCATCGCGAGCATCTCGATGTTTGTCTCGGCGATTGCCCTGCTCACCGGCTACGTATCACTGGCACGGTTCATCAGTTATGAGCTGGTGTGGGCGTACATTGTCTTGTCGGGTTTCTACCTGCTGATTCAACTGGTCAAGGACGTCTGTGAGCATGTGTTTTCACCCCGCCATGCGAGCGGCAAGGCGCTCAAACAGCTGCTCGGCATTGGTGATCGGCGGCTTGATCAGATCGAGATTCTGCTGTCGGGTTTCAGTCGGGCAGCGCTGCTGTTGCTGGCGGTCATCGCCCTGTTTGTCGGCGGCATCGGCACTACGCTCGGGCAACTGGCGAGCAACATCATGGCGATCCTCGGCGGTGCCGGGCTGCGCAAGCTGAACATCGTCCCCGGCCACCTGCTCAATGCCGTGCTGGCGCTGATGATCGGTATCTGGCTGATCCGCGCCCTGCGCCGCTGGCTCGACAATGAGTTCCTGCCCAAGACCGACATGGACCCGGGCATGTGCGCCTCGCTGAGCACGCTGTTTTCCAACATCGGTTATGCCTTTGTGATTCTGTTGACGCTGTCGTCGCTGGGCGTGCAGTGGACCAATCTGGCGTGGATCGTCAGTGCGCTGTCGGTGGGCATCGGCTTTGGTTTGCAGGAGATCGTGAAGAACTTTGTCTCGGGTCTGATTCTGCTGACGGAACGGCCGGTTAAGGTCGGCGACTTGATCAGCATCAGTGGTGTGGAAGGCGACATCCGCCGCATCAACGTGCGCGCCACGGAAATCCAGCTCAGCGACCGCTCGATCGTCATCGTGCCCAACTCGCAACTGATCTCGCAGAACCTGCGCAACGTGACGCTGGGCGGCAGCGCGCAAGGCGTGGCGGGACTGGAACTCGTGTTCCCGCTGGACATCGATCCTGAAGAGGTCAAAGAGCTGTTGCTCAACACCTACCGGGAGAACGAAACCATCCTTGATAAACCGGCGCCGTTCGTGCGCTTCAGCAAATTGTCACCGGACGGGATTACCTTGTCGGTGACCGGTTATGTGGGCAGTCCGAGGATTGTCGGGGTGACCAAAAGTGATTTGCTGTTCGAGATTCTCAAGCGGCTGGGTGCGGCAGAGATTGCGTTGGCGAAACCACCGGCGAGTGGGTAA
- a CDS encoding DUF3574 domain-containing protein: MPRRLLLAALFIAVAGCASPPPASVHTHDPASSTLQGDASRPAQAQWIRTELYFSVGSIDGKDGAVSPARWREFLDQEVTSRFPDGFSVLDAYGQWRDKGAKEPERLSTKVIVILHENSPKNAGNIEAIRLAYKRITGDLSVLRLSQPAEVSF; this comes from the coding sequence ATGCCTCGACGTCTTCTACTGGCTGCACTGTTCATCGCAGTCGCCGGTTGCGCCAGCCCTCCTCCTGCGTCCGTGCACACCCATGATCCCGCCAGTTCGACCCTGCAAGGAGATGCCTCGCGACCGGCGCAGGCGCAGTGGATTCGCACCGAGTTGTACTTCTCAGTGGGTTCGATCGATGGCAAGGACGGTGCAGTCAGCCCGGCGCGCTGGCGTGAGTTTCTTGATCAGGAGGTGACGTCGCGGTTTCCTGATGGATTCAGTGTGCTTGATGCATATGGGCAGTGGCGGGATAAGGGCGCGAAGGAGCCTGAGCGCTTGAGCACCAAGGTGATTGTGATTTTGCATGAGAACAGCCCGAAGAATGCGGGCAACATCGAAGCGATTCGTTTGGCGTACAAGCGTATTACGGGGGATTTGTCGGTGCTGCGGTTGTCGCAGCCGGCGGAGGTGTCCTTTTAA
- a CDS encoding APC family permease, with protein MVSDAGPGRHLPVFQALLITLGMVITTDILKTAPTVALNVGPEHFYLVWVLGGVASMIGALCFAEMATAFPHPGGDYHFLRTAYGERMGFLFAWSRFSVMHTGWIALSAFMFADYVNAVVPLGQYGSGLFAGTVIAALVLLNLTGKHIGFLTQTLLVGLLALGFLSIASAGVFLAWQGIEAPAPSLAPVAQNTGMAGFSAAMIFVFLAFGGWSDAATLSAEVRDGRRGIFIAMLGALSVLMAIYLALNWAFVQGLGFAGLAASNAPAVELLNRAFGAPGVMLILLMVGIAAIATINSTLLVGARTTYAAARDVPQLRRFGEWDDRHGVPRKALLAEGAVALLLVLFGSFTQSGFNTMVEYLTPVYWLFLSLSSVALIILRRRFPEVPRPVKVPLYPLLPLLFFGLCLYMLYSSVTVVGLGAFLGIGVLLVGAVLLAGLSRLKANPHPSPLPEGEGADRGVLGETST; from the coding sequence ATGGTTTCTGACGCGGGACCGGGGCGGCATCTGCCGGTGTTTCAGGCGTTGCTGATCACGCTGGGCATGGTGATCACCACCGATATTCTGAAAACCGCGCCGACCGTGGCCCTCAACGTCGGGCCAGAGCATTTCTATCTGGTGTGGGTGCTGGGCGGTGTCGCGTCGATGATTGGCGCACTGTGTTTTGCCGAGATGGCCACGGCGTTTCCGCACCCGGGCGGTGATTATCACTTTCTGCGCACGGCGTATGGCGAGCGCATGGGATTCCTGTTCGCCTGGTCGCGGTTTTCGGTGATGCACACCGGGTGGATTGCTTTGTCGGCGTTCATGTTTGCCGATTACGTCAATGCGGTGGTGCCGCTGGGTCAGTACGGCTCGGGGTTGTTTGCCGGGACGGTGATTGCGGCGCTGGTACTGCTCAATCTCACTGGAAAGCACATTGGCTTTCTCACCCAAACCTTGTTGGTGGGGTTGCTGGCGCTAGGTTTTTTGAGCATTGCCAGTGCCGGCGTTTTTTTGGCTTGGCAAGGCATCGAAGCGCCTGCGCCGAGTCTTGCGCCCGTCGCGCAAAACACCGGCATGGCCGGGTTCTCGGCGGCGATGATTTTCGTCTTTCTGGCATTTGGCGGCTGGAGCGATGCGGCGACGTTATCGGCGGAAGTGCGTGATGGCCGGCGCGGGATTTTCATCGCCATGCTCGGTGCGCTGAGCGTGTTGATGGCCATCTATCTGGCGCTCAATTGGGCGTTCGTTCAGGGCTTGGGATTCGCTGGACTGGCCGCCAGCAATGCGCCGGCCGTTGAGTTGTTGAACCGAGCCTTCGGTGCACCGGGTGTGATGCTGATTTTGCTGATGGTCGGTATCGCGGCGATTGCGACCATCAACTCGACCCTGCTGGTGGGCGCCCGTACCACTTACGCTGCTGCGCGCGATGTACCGCAACTGCGCAGATTCGGCGAATGGGATGACCGGCATGGTGTGCCGCGCAAAGCGTTGCTGGCGGAAGGTGCGGTGGCGTTGTTGCTGGTGCTGTTTGGCAGTTTTACTCAGAGCGGTTTCAACACCATGGTCGAGTACCTGACACCGGTCTATTGGCTGTTTCTGAGTTTGAGCAGCGTGGCGCTGATCATTCTGCGACGGCGCTTTCCCGAGGTGCCGAGGCCGGTGAAGGTGCCGTTGTATCCGCTGTTGCCGTTGTTGTTCTTCGGGTTGTGCCTGTACATGCTGTATTCCAGCGTGACGGTGGTGGGGTTGGGGGCGTTTTTGGGGATTGGGGTGTTGTTGGTGGGGGCTGTGCTTTTGGCCGGGTTGAGCCGTTTAAAAGCGAACCCTCACCCCAGCCCTCTCCCGGAGGGAGAGGGAGCCGACCGAGGTGTCTTGGGTGAGACATCGACCTGA
- a CDS encoding TonB-dependent receptor plug domain-containing protein: MHYRSRSLLAAAVVSAIWQLPANAEETSVSADSESRLGTVLVTGTRGTSRTVLDSPVPVDVLTAEDLKSAGAADGELGAALQTLLPSFSLPRQSNSGGADHVRAAQLRGMSPDQVLVLVNGKRRHTSAVVNDSSKIGRGTAPVDFNSIPLSAIKRIEVLRDGAGAQYGSDAIAGVINIILDDAPEGGEVSTSYGAYHTHQDAIDKTTTDGQNSVTTAKIGTRLGEEGGFIRGGTEYKDRNPTNRAGFDGFADTPGQRNYVMGDGVARDVNLWFNSELPLAGGKAYSFGTYNQRHTTGAEFYRYPYEQPQFYPNGYLPQSLGDNKDISATAGFKGLLGDEWDFDSSITHGRNRFDGSTRQTLNASLGEDSPTKFDTGDYELRQTTTNLDFSRELRLGERSFVLAVGGEYRYENYLTYAGDEASYIGSGADGANGLRPSEESDLDRNVFGTYAELSGDLTDRFFVDAATRWEHYDDAGSKLTGKLSGRYKLTEQWALRGAVSNNFRAPSLAQSGFQNTTSNFGDGGTLTDIRVLSVNDPIARALGAEKLDPETSKNFSLGLTFQLNERFDASLDVFRIDVKDRITLSQRIGSDALENYINDNFGVAGVHDVNFFTNAADTSTDGAELVLNYHQPFYEGQLGLTTAYTYNHTKVTSTKGTPSQLTALGIGNDALVGVEETNTLTDAAPKDRFIFSANWASEHWGLLGRLTRQGETTRVFDFGDSQPEQTYGAVWQLDAEVAYKFTPKFNIAVGGNNLTDNYPERSGSAINYGGNLPYDVLSPIGTNGAYYYARATYGF, from the coding sequence ATGCATTACCGTTCCCGTTCATTACTGGCGGCCGCTGTCGTGTCCGCTATTTGGCAACTTCCCGCTAACGCCGAAGAAACTTCCGTCAGCGCCGACAGCGAATCCCGCCTCGGTACCGTGCTGGTCACCGGCACCCGTGGCACTTCGCGCACCGTGCTCGATTCGCCGGTGCCGGTCGACGTGCTCACCGCCGAAGACCTCAAATCCGCCGGCGCCGCTGATGGTGAACTGGGCGCGGCGTTGCAGACGCTGTTGCCATCCTTCAGCCTGCCGCGTCAGTCCAACTCCGGCGGCGCCGACCATGTGCGCGCCGCGCAACTGCGTGGCATGAGCCCGGATCAGGTGCTGGTGCTGGTCAACGGCAAGCGCCGCCACACCTCAGCGGTGGTCAACGACTCGTCGAAGATTGGTCGCGGTACTGCGCCGGTCGACTTCAACTCGATCCCGCTCAGCGCGATCAAACGTATCGAAGTGCTGCGTGACGGTGCCGGCGCGCAGTACGGCTCAGACGCGATTGCCGGGGTCATCAACATCATCCTGGATGACGCCCCGGAAGGTGGCGAGGTGTCCACCAGTTATGGCGCCTATCACACCCATCAGGACGCTATCGACAAGACCACCACCGACGGCCAGAACAGCGTGACCACTGCGAAGATCGGCACGCGCCTGGGCGAAGAGGGCGGGTTTATCCGCGGCGGCACCGAATACAAAGATCGCAACCCGACCAACCGCGCCGGTTTCGACGGTTTTGCCGACACCCCCGGCCAGCGCAACTATGTGATGGGCGACGGCGTAGCGCGCGACGTCAACCTCTGGTTCAACAGCGAACTGCCGCTGGCCGGCGGCAAGGCTTACAGCTTCGGTACTTATAACCAGCGCCACACCACCGGCGCCGAGTTCTATCGCTACCCGTATGAACAGCCGCAGTTCTACCCCAACGGCTACTTGCCGCAATCGCTCGGCGACAACAAGGACATTTCCGCCACCGCCGGTTTCAAAGGCCTGCTCGGAGACGAGTGGGATTTCGACAGCAGCATCACCCACGGTCGCAACCGCTTCGATGGCTCGACCCGGCAGACGCTCAACGCCAGCCTCGGTGAAGACTCACCCACGAAGTTCGACACCGGCGATTACGAACTGCGCCAGACCACCACCAACCTCGATTTCAGCCGCGAACTGCGTCTTGGCGAGCGCTCGTTCGTACTGGCGGTCGGCGGTGAATACCGCTACGAAAACTACCTCACCTATGCCGGTGACGAGGCCTCCTACATCGGCTCCGGAGCCGACGGCGCCAACGGCCTGCGCCCGAGCGAAGAGTCGGATCTGGATCGCAACGTGTTCGGCACTTACGCCGAGTTGTCCGGCGATCTCACTGATCGCTTCTTTGTCGACGCCGCCACCCGCTGGGAGCATTACGACGATGCCGGCAGCAAACTCACCGGCAAACTCAGCGGTCGCTACAAGCTCACCGAGCAATGGGCCTTGCGCGGTGCGGTATCGAACAACTTCCGCGCACCGTCGCTGGCCCAAAGCGGCTTCCAGAACACCACCAGCAACTTCGGCGATGGCGGCACGCTGACTGACATCCGCGTGCTCTCGGTCAACGACCCGATCGCCCGCGCACTGGGCGCCGAGAAGCTTGATCCGGAAACCTCGAAGAACTTCAGCCTCGGCCTGACCTTTCAGTTGAACGAACGCTTCGACGCCTCGCTGGACGTGTTCCGCATCGACGTCAAAGACCGCATCACCCTGTCGCAACGCATTGGCAGCGATGCGCTGGAAAACTACATCAATGACAACTTCGGCGTTGCTGGCGTGCACGACGTCAACTTCTTCACCAACGCCGCCGACACCAGCACCGACGGCGCCGAACTGGTGCTCAACTACCACCAGCCGTTCTACGAAGGGCAACTGGGCCTGACCACCGCGTACACCTACAACCACACCAAAGTCACCAGCACCAAAGGCACGCCGTCGCAACTGACGGCGCTGGGCATCGGCAATGATGCACTTGTTGGCGTCGAAGAAACCAACACCCTGACCGACGCAGCGCCGAAGGATCGCTTCATCTTTTCCGCCAACTGGGCCAGCGAACACTGGGGCCTGCTTGGGAGGTTGACGCGCCAGGGCGAGACCACCCGAGTCTTCGATTTCGGCGATTCGCAACCGGAGCAAACCTACGGTGCCGTGTGGCAGCTGGACGCCGAAGTGGCTTACAAATTCACCCCGAAATTCAACATTGCCGTGGGCGGCAACAACCTCACCGACAACTACCCGGAACGCTCCGGTTCGGCGATCAACTACGGCGGCAACCTGCCGTACGACGTGCTCTCGCCGATCGGCACTAACGGCGCCTACTACTACGCCCGCGCCACCTATGGTTTCTGA
- a CDS encoding sulfite oxidase-like oxidoreductase, whose amino-acid sequence MHNKALRLRKSRSPKTDPALGKRLPPGQVLTERFPILHEGEIPEYDLANWSLRLFGTLAQPIELRYADLQALPQRQLRCDIHCVTRWSKFDTEWSGVHLQDLLQAFDIQPTSAFVMAHADHDYQTNLRLDDLLHPDSLLATHYAGQPLSAQHGWPLRLVVAGRYFWKSAKWLRGLEFVEQEQAGFWEQNGFHLHADPFAEQRFSGDELDIAEDAWLEKEFD is encoded by the coding sequence ATGCACAACAAAGCCTTGCGATTACGCAAAAGCCGTTCCCCGAAAACCGATCCGGCGCTCGGTAAACGACTGCCCCCAGGCCAAGTGCTGACGGAGCGATTTCCAATTCTCCACGAAGGCGAAATACCGGAATACGACCTCGCCAACTGGTCGCTGCGCCTGTTCGGCACGCTCGCACAGCCTATCGAATTACGTTACGCCGACCTGCAGGCACTGCCGCAACGACAACTGCGCTGCGACATCCATTGCGTGACACGCTGGTCGAAGTTCGACACCGAGTGGAGTGGGGTGCATCTGCAGGATTTGTTGCAGGCGTTCGATATCCAGCCAACCTCGGCGTTCGTCATGGCCCATGCCGACCACGATTACCAGACCAACTTGCGACTCGATGATCTGTTACACCCCGACAGTTTGTTGGCCACCCACTACGCCGGCCAGCCGCTGAGCGCGCAACATGGCTGGCCACTGCGGCTGGTGGTGGCGGGGCGGTATTTCTGGAAGAGCGCGAAGTGGCTGCGCGGGCTTGAATTCGTCGAACAGGAACAAGCGGGTTTCTGGGAGCAAAACGGCTTTCATCTGCACGCCGATCCGTTTGCCGAACAGCGATTCAGTGGTGATGAACTGGATATTGCCGAGGATGCCTGGCTGGAAAAAGAGTTCGATTAA
- a CDS encoding substrate-binding domain-containing protein, giving the protein MHGSITQFARHCLAGALLSAMALSAQAKALPGAPAPFDKGQVQIALVGYLFSGDFPEAYLRGVEKQTEALGANLRVFDARQQAASQGEMIDQAVDLGVDGIIVQLGLAETLKAPIDRAIAKGIKVVAFDVDLNTPQVTQVEQDHHALARLALDQAVKDNGTKFDAGYVYISGFTPMERRDEIWSQVKKANPGIVEKARFGTLNPPIANSVADQASAVLRANPGISVIFAPFDEFAKGAKIAVDEAGLTSKVKIYSADISTADIQIMKEPDSAWAATAAVNPQVAGAISVRSLAMLIAGESPGHQVLVPPTLITRQQLLDLDVKNVRDLAQKLPSFGDTANVARAPWIPVAN; this is encoded by the coding sequence ATGCACGGTTCAATCACACAGTTCGCCCGTCATTGCCTCGCCGGTGCGTTGCTTTCGGCGATGGCACTGAGCGCGCAGGCCAAAGCCTTGCCCGGCGCACCCGCACCGTTCGATAAAGGTCAGGTGCAGATCGCGCTGGTGGGGTATTTGTTCTCCGGGGACTTCCCCGAGGCGTATTTGCGCGGCGTCGAAAAACAGACCGAAGCACTGGGTGCCAACCTGCGCGTATTCGATGCCCGGCAGCAGGCGGCGAGTCAGGGCGAGATGATCGATCAGGCGGTCGATCTGGGCGTCGACGGCATCATTGTCCAGCTCGGCTTGGCCGAAACCCTGAAAGCACCGATTGATCGCGCTATCGCTAAAGGCATCAAGGTCGTCGCTTTCGACGTCGATCTGAACACCCCGCAAGTGACTCAGGTCGAGCAGGATCACCATGCGCTGGCGCGTCTGGCGCTGGATCAGGCCGTCAAGGACAACGGCACGAAGTTCGATGCCGGCTACGTGTACATCAGTGGTTTTACGCCGATGGAGCGCCGCGACGAGATCTGGAGTCAGGTCAAGAAAGCCAATCCGGGGATCGTCGAGAAGGCACGCTTTGGCACGCTGAATCCGCCGATCGCCAATTCGGTGGCGGATCAGGCCAGCGCGGTGCTTCGCGCCAATCCGGGCATCAGCGTGATTTTTGCGCCGTTCGATGAGTTCGCCAAAGGCGCGAAAATCGCCGTGGATGAGGCTGGTCTGACAAGCAAGGTGAAGATCTACAGCGCCGATATTTCCACCGCCGATATTCAGATCATGAAAGAACCGGACAGCGCTTGGGCGGCGACGGCGGCGGTCAATCCGCAAGTGGCCGGGGCAATCAGTGTGCGCAGTCTGGCGATGTTGATTGCCGGGGAGAGTCCGGGGCATCAGGTGCTGGTGCCGCCGACGCTGATTACCCGTCAGCAGTTGCTGGATCTGGATGTGAAAAACGTTCGGGATCTGGCGCAGAAGCTCCCGAGCTTTGGTGATACCGCGAATGTCGCGCGGGCCCCGTGGATTCCCGTGGCCAACTAG